The following proteins are co-located in the Haloarcula rubripromontorii genome:
- a CDS encoding succinylglutamate desuccinylase/aspartoacylase family protein, which yields MVTFGTATAAPGEKDTGRLEVGETRDGSTFGLPVAVVNGVDDGRTLYIQAASDGDELNGVGVIQRTLPQLDPTELSGTILVCGVVNYHAFQVAEHRNPVDDTKMNRAYPGDKTGTSSERIAAATFNAAISADYVLDLHQGSTSQMIDEVRVRCGTRHRLHEECLELAKVFGCGYILDQKGPDGQLARAAPDEGVPTIDPELGGCVGWDERSIQRGVDGVFNVLHYYGFLDGHHDTRPQTRATGFEQYGSPVGGLIDLKPDLGDRVSRGETLFEVTDVFGDPKAEITADSSGVFWRARRLPQVATGEYVCSVGTNIDTC from the coding sequence ATGGTTACTTTCGGTACGGCGACCGCCGCTCCCGGTGAGAAAGACACGGGGCGGCTGGAGGTCGGTGAGACCCGCGACGGGTCGACGTTCGGGCTGCCGGTCGCCGTCGTCAACGGTGTCGACGACGGACGGACGCTCTACATTCAGGCGGCCAGCGACGGCGACGAACTGAACGGCGTCGGCGTCATCCAGCGGACGCTCCCGCAACTCGACCCGACGGAACTGTCCGGGACGATTCTGGTCTGTGGCGTCGTCAACTACCACGCGTTCCAAGTCGCCGAGCACCGCAATCCGGTCGACGACACGAAGATGAACCGGGCGTATCCGGGCGACAAAACAGGAACATCAAGCGAGCGTATCGCAGCGGCGACGTTCAACGCCGCCATCAGCGCCGATTACGTACTCGACCTGCACCAGGGCTCGACCTCACAGATGATCGACGAGGTGCGGGTCCGGTGTGGCACTCGCCATCGACTCCACGAGGAGTGTCTCGAACTCGCGAAGGTGTTCGGCTGTGGGTACATCCTCGACCAGAAAGGCCCCGACGGGCAGTTGGCTCGCGCCGCGCCCGACGAGGGTGTCCCGACCATCGACCCCGAACTCGGCGGCTGTGTCGGCTGGGACGAGCGGTCCATCCAGCGGGGCGTCGACGGCGTGTTCAACGTCCTGCACTACTACGGCTTCCTCGACGGCCACCACGATACGCGCCCACAGACCCGCGCCACCGGGTTCGAGCAGTACGGCTCCCCCGTCGGCGGCCTCATCGACCTCAAGCCCGACCTCGGTGACCGCGTCTCGCGCGGCGAGACGCTGTTCGAGGTGACCGACGTGTTCGGCGACCCGAAGGCCGAAATCACTGCTGACTCCAGTGGCGTATTCTGGCGTGCCCGCCGGCTCCCGCAGGTCGCGACCGGCGAATACGTCTGTTCCGTCGGGACAAACATCGATACCTGCTAG
- a CDS encoding pyridoxal-phosphate dependent enzyme produces the protein MRTCSVCDREYPRKEPWQCSCGAPLDYVSQPLTDSQPGPFSRTSGVWDFADFLPMSERVSLGEGWTPLVDAPGWDATFKLEYLHPTGSFKDRGAATVIAEALDVGADRVLEDSSGNAGLAVASYAARAGLDAEIYVPASAKEAKVRRIERTGADVLPVEGSREAVTAACIDAVENGAGWYASHAWNPAFFAGTATAAYEIAAQRDWNVPDAVVTPLGHGTLYLGLYRGFRALEQAGWTDAIPRILGTQAVGYSPIADEDGSSSDGAAANELADGIHIRDPPRGRQIRHAIDETDGAAVAVSAAATARERERLGAAGFHVEPTCATATAALPEFRERGELQDGDDVVVALTGRND, from the coding sequence ATGCGCACCTGTAGCGTCTGCGACCGGGAGTACCCGCGTAAGGAACCCTGGCAGTGTTCCTGCGGAGCACCGCTTGATTACGTCAGCCAGCCACTGACCGACAGCCAACCGGGGCCGTTCTCACGGACCAGCGGCGTCTGGGACTTCGCCGACTTCCTCCCGATGAGTGAGCGAGTCAGCCTCGGTGAGGGCTGGACGCCGCTGGTCGACGCGCCCGGGTGGGACGCCACGTTCAAGCTGGAGTATCTCCACCCGACGGGGAGTTTCAAGGACCGCGGCGCGGCAACGGTCATCGCCGAAGCGCTCGACGTCGGGGCCGACCGGGTACTCGAAGACTCATCGGGCAACGCTGGACTGGCAGTCGCGTCCTACGCGGCGCGGGCGGGTCTGGACGCGGAGATATACGTCCCGGCGAGCGCGAAGGAAGCGAAGGTTCGCCGCATCGAACGAACCGGCGCAGACGTGCTCCCAGTCGAGGGAAGTAGAGAGGCCGTAACCGCGGCCTGTATCGACGCTGTAGAGAACGGGGCGGGGTGGTACGCCAGCCACGCCTGGAACCCCGCCTTCTTCGCCGGGACGGCGACGGCCGCCTACGAGATTGCCGCCCAACGGGACTGGAACGTCCCGGACGCCGTCGTCACGCCGCTCGGTCACGGGACGCTATATCTCGGTCTCTACCGCGGATTTCGGGCACTGGAACAAGCTGGCTGGACGGACGCTATCCCGCGCATACTGGGGACGCAAGCGGTCGGGTACAGTCCTATCGCCGACGAAGACGGGAGCAGCTCTGACGGTGCTGCTGCCAACGAACTCGCCGACGGGATTCACATCCGGGACCCGCCGCGTGGCCGGCAAATACGGCACGCCATCGACGAGACCGATGGGGCCGCCGTCGCTGTCTCCGCGGCGGCAACGGCGCGAGAACGCGAGCGGCTCGGTGCAGCAGGGTTCCACGTCGAGCCGACGTGTGCGACGGCGACAGCGGCGCTACCCGAGTTCAGAGAGCGGGGAGAACTCCAGGACGGTGACGACGTGGTTGTCGCGTTGACCGGGCGAAACGACTAG
- a CDS encoding tRNA(Ile)(2)-agmatinylcytidine synthase, with protein MTVVGLDDTDSRERGMCTTYAAATLAESIRNAGGTVERLLLVRLNPAVEHKTRGNAALAVHTDLDADAALNLVEDVLDMAETDDPRTNPGAIVADCDPEDVPPQVATFAREAIQSIQDPMDATTLADVVGFARCQRGNGRGLVGALAAVGAWAELSDWTYEHIAYRERERWGTERTVDPESVRAAAEEHYPNVWDTVDRASGYPVCVPRTPCPILYGIRGDDPDACRAAADAIDSEPIARRATFVTNQGTDVHLQDAAVDAVTADSAYRVTGDVVETPETRAGGHVFLTLEGDGATIDCAAFEPTKGFRDRVRSLRVGDRITACGEVTDGTLKLEKFAVRTLVRTESVTPDCPDCGRSMKSAGRDQGYRCRDCGTSADGKTEQSIERGLECGWYEVPPVARRHIAKPLVRGGLDAPTHPSR; from the coding sequence GTGACTGTCGTCGGTCTCGATGATACAGACTCGCGTGAACGGGGAATGTGTACGACCTACGCCGCCGCCACCCTCGCGGAGTCGATACGGAACGCTGGGGGGACTGTCGAGCGACTGCTCCTCGTCCGGCTGAACCCCGCCGTCGAACACAAGACCCGCGGGAACGCCGCGCTGGCGGTCCATACCGACCTCGACGCCGACGCGGCGCTCAATCTGGTCGAAGACGTGCTCGACATGGCCGAGACCGACGACCCACGGACCAATCCCGGCGCAATCGTCGCCGACTGCGACCCTGAAGATGTCCCGCCGCAGGTCGCAACGTTCGCCCGCGAGGCAATCCAGTCGATACAGGACCCGATGGACGCGACGACGCTAGCTGACGTGGTCGGGTTCGCCCGCTGTCAGCGGGGCAACGGCCGCGGACTGGTCGGCGCGCTCGCGGCGGTCGGGGCCTGGGCCGAACTATCGGACTGGACGTACGAACACATCGCGTACCGCGAGCGGGAGCGATGGGGGACCGAGCGGACGGTCGACCCGGAGAGCGTTCGCGCCGCGGCCGAGGAGCACTACCCCAACGTGTGGGATACCGTCGACCGCGCATCGGGCTATCCGGTCTGTGTGCCGCGGACGCCGTGTCCGATCCTCTACGGGATTCGCGGCGACGACCCCGACGCCTGCCGCGCCGCCGCCGACGCCATCGATAGCGAACCCATCGCTCGTCGGGCGACGTTCGTGACGAACCAAGGAACCGATGTGCATCTACAGGACGCCGCTGTCGACGCGGTCACGGCCGACAGCGCCTACCGCGTCACCGGCGATGTGGTCGAAACTCCGGAGACGCGGGCGGGGGGACACGTGTTTCTCACCCTCGAAGGCGACGGCGCAACCATCGACTGTGCGGCTTTCGAGCCGACGAAGGGCTTTCGCGACCGGGTCCGCTCGCTCAGAGTCGGCGACCGAATCACCGCCTGCGGCGAAGTGACCGATGGGACGCTCAAACTGGAGAAGTTCGCGGTCCGGACCCTCGTCCGGACGGAATCCGTCACACCGGACTGTCCGGACTGTGGTCGGTCGATGAAATCCGCCGGCCGAGACCAGGGCTATCGGTGTCGGGACTGCGGGACCAGCGCTGACGGCAAAACTGAGCAGTCCATCGAGCGAGGACTGGAATGTGGGTGGTACGAAGTGCCACCGGTCGCGCGCCGCCACATCGCGAAACCGCTGGTTCGGGGCGGCCTCGACGCGCCTACTCACCCGTCTCGCTGA
- a CDS encoding transcriptional regulator, with protein MSRSALVENVMAMLEDAGFLVSDRCAIRPKSFDIAARRGEDVLLLKILGNIDAFDAQTGGEMRRLGTYLNATPIVIGLRTRDEELKPGVVYFRHGVPVLSPDTAMDLFVEEVPPLIYAAPGGLYVNIDSEILADVREDRDWSLGRLAKELGVSRRTVSKYEDGMDASVEVAAELEDLFDAPLTSPVSVLDGAEEVRDDEPTPDDPDVAPEDEPIVTVFTRIGFEVHPTDRAPFKSVNESDDQHGQVLAGHSAFTETAEKRARIMSSVGEVTRTRSVYVVDELRRESVEGTALIEKEEMENIEDAVDLRDLIMERGEDREEVA; from the coding sequence ATGTCACGGTCGGCGCTGGTGGAAAACGTCATGGCGATGCTCGAAGACGCTGGCTTCCTCGTCAGCGACCGCTGTGCGATTCGTCCGAAGAGTTTCGACATCGCTGCCCGTCGCGGCGAGGACGTGTTGCTCCTGAAGATACTGGGCAACATCGACGCCTTCGACGCACAGACCGGGGGCGAGATGCGGCGACTGGGCACGTATCTGAATGCCACACCGATCGTGATCGGCCTCCGAACGCGCGACGAGGAGCTGAAACCCGGTGTCGTTTACTTCCGGCACGGTGTCCCCGTGCTGTCGCCCGACACCGCGATGGACCTGTTCGTCGAGGAGGTCCCGCCGCTCATCTACGCCGCCCCGGGCGGACTCTACGTCAACATCGACTCCGAGATCCTCGCCGACGTGCGCGAGGACCGCGACTGGTCGCTCGGTCGGCTGGCGAAGGAACTGGGCGTCTCCCGGCGGACAGTCTCAAAATACGAGGACGGAATGGACGCGTCCGTCGAGGTAGCCGCCGAACTCGAAGACCTCTTCGACGCGCCGCTGACCTCGCCGGTGAGCGTCCTCGACGGCGCTGAAGAAGTCCGAGACGACGAGCCAACGCCGGACGACCCCGATGTCGCGCCGGAGGACGAGCCGATTGTGACGGTGTTCACCCGTATCGGCTTCGAGGTCCATCCGACGGATCGCGCGCCCTTCAAGAGCGTCAACGAGAGCGACGATCAGCATGGACAGGTCCTTGCCGGACACTCCGCGTTCACCGAGACAGCCGAGAAGCGGGCCCGCATCATGTCTTCGGTCGGCGAGGTGACCCGAACCCGGTCGGTGTACGTCGTCGACGAACTCCGACGGGAGTCCGTCGAGGGGACCGCCCTCATCGAAAAGGAGGAGATGGAGAACATCGAGGACGCCGTCGATCTGCGGGATCTGATTATGGAACGCGGCGAGGACCGCGAAGAAGTAGCCTGA
- a CDS encoding glutathione S-transferase N-terminal domain-containing protein, whose product MANLELYELEGCPYCAKVIKKLDELGLDYDSHMVPRSHGERTEVKEVSGQTGVPVLVDTDNGVDGMPESDDIVEYLEETYGQ is encoded by the coding sequence ATGGCTAATCTCGAACTCTACGAACTTGAGGGCTGTCCGTACTGTGCGAAAGTAATCAAGAAACTCGACGAACTGGGCCTCGACTACGACTCCCACATGGTCCCGCGGTCCCACGGCGAGCGGACCGAAGTGAAGGAGGTTTCGGGACAGACCGGCGTTCCCGTCCTCGTTGACACGGACAACGGCGTCGACGGGATGCCTGAATCCGACGACATCGTCGAATATCTCGAAGAGACGTACGGGCAGTAG
- the pyrE gene encoding orotate phosphoribosyltransferase, producing the protein MATDDLIAALRDADAVKFGEFELSHGGTSSYYVDKYVFETNPDCLDLIAEAFAERIDEWDTDATLAGVALGAVPLVAVTSVETDIPYVIARKQAKEYGTGNRIEGDLTDGEEVIILEDIATTGQSAVDAAEALREAGAVVNRVLVVVDREEGASENLADHDLELSSLVTASDLLADAPDDIDV; encoded by the coding sequence ATGGCAACCGACGACCTCATCGCGGCACTGCGGGACGCTGACGCCGTCAAGTTCGGAGAGTTCGAACTCTCCCACGGCGGCACGTCGAGCTACTACGTCGACAAGTACGTCTTTGAGACCAACCCCGACTGTCTGGACCTCATCGCCGAGGCCTTCGCCGAGCGCATCGACGAGTGGGACACGGACGCCACGCTGGCCGGCGTCGCCCTCGGTGCAGTCCCGCTGGTCGCGGTCACCAGCGTCGAGACCGACATTCCCTACGTCATCGCCCGAAAGCAGGCCAAGGAGTACGGCACGGGCAACCGCATCGAAGGCGATCTGACCGACGGTGAGGAGGTCATCATCCTCGAAGACATCGCGACGACCGGCCAGAGCGCGGTCGACGCCGCCGAGGCGCTCCGCGAGGCCGGCGCTGTCGTCAATCGTGTGCTCGTCGTCGTCGACCGCGAGGAAGGGGCCAGCGAGAACCTCGCCGATCACGACCTCGAACTCTCCTCACTCGTGACCGCCTCTGACCTGCTCGCCGACGCGCCCGACGACATCGACGTGTAG
- the glmM gene encoding phosphoglucosamine mutase, producing the protein MQVFGSSGVRGVAGDELTPRYVLRVAQAAGDVWRDDHDRVAIARDTRTTGRTFINAATSGLTTVGFDVDRLGVVPTPGLQAYCEREAVPGVMITASHNPAAYNGVKLIGADGVELTRNTLDRVEQSLRDDTPVYADWETVGSDTAIESARRRYREQVLSAVDRDRIADADLTIVVDSGHGAGSLTSPDLFRELGCEVHTINSQPDGHFPGRDPEPVAENLEDLRAFVRATDADLGFAHDGDADRGMFVDETGAHIEGDAALAALAAAKIESGDGVVSAVNASQRLVDVVEDAGATLSLTPIGSTYIVSRIRKLQREGTHVAIAGEGNGGILFPDYRIARDGAFTAAKFLELVAERPASEVAADYDDYYNVRRNLEYETEDEREAMLEGIESHANDATADLDTTDGYRLDYGDGWVLARPSGTEPVVRVYAEARTLDRAEELAETMVSRATQRTDIYSDE; encoded by the coding sequence ATGCAAGTGTTCGGGTCGAGTGGCGTCCGAGGTGTCGCGGGCGATGAGCTGACACCACGGTACGTCCTTCGGGTTGCACAGGCCGCCGGGGACGTCTGGCGTGACGACCACGACCGCGTGGCGATCGCCCGGGACACGCGGACGACCGGGCGGACGTTTATCAACGCCGCGACAAGCGGGCTGACGACTGTCGGGTTCGATGTCGACCGCCTCGGCGTCGTGCCGACGCCGGGGTTGCAGGCCTACTGCGAGCGTGAGGCAGTCCCGGGCGTGATGATTACCGCGAGCCACAACCCGGCCGCGTACAACGGCGTGAAACTCATCGGCGCGGACGGCGTCGAACTGACGCGGAATACGCTCGACCGCGTCGAACAGTCCCTCCGGGACGATACGCCGGTCTACGCGGACTGGGAGACGGTCGGGTCCGACACCGCCATCGAGAGCGCCCGCCGCCGCTACCGCGAGCAGGTACTGTCTGCCGTCGACCGCGACCGCATCGCCGACGCTGACCTCACTATCGTCGTCGACTCCGGCCACGGCGCCGGCTCGCTCACGAGCCCCGACCTGTTCCGCGAACTCGGCTGTGAAGTCCATACGATCAACAGCCAGCCAGACGGCCACTTCCCCGGCCGCGACCCCGAACCCGTCGCCGAGAACCTCGAAGACCTGCGAGCGTTCGTCCGCGCCACCGACGCCGACCTCGGATTCGCCCACGACGGCGACGCTGACCGCGGGATGTTCGTCGACGAGACCGGAGCCCACATCGAAGGCGACGCCGCGCTGGCCGCGCTGGCGGCGGCGAAAATCGAGTCCGGTGACGGCGTCGTCTCGGCGGTCAACGCCTCCCAGCGACTGGTCGACGTGGTCGAGGACGCCGGCGCGACCCTCTCACTGACGCCCATCGGCTCGACGTACATCGTCAGCCGCATCCGCAAACTGCAACGCGAGGGGACACACGTCGCGATTGCCGGTGAAGGCAACGGCGGCATCCTCTTCCCCGACTACCGCATCGCCAGAGACGGCGCGTTCACCGCCGCGAAGTTCCTCGAACTCGTCGCCGAACGGCCCGCAAGCGAGGTCGCTGCGGACTACGACGACTACTACAACGTCCGGCGAAACCTCGAATACGAGACCGAAGACGAGCGCGAGGCGATGCTCGAAGGCATCGAATCCCACGCGAACGACGCGACAGCCGACCTCGATACGACGGACGGCTACCGGCTGGACTACGGCGACGGCTGGGTGCTGGCCCGGCCGTCCGGGACGGAGCCCGTCGTCCGCGTCTACGCCGAGGCGCGCACGCTCGACCGCGCAGAGGAACTCGCGGAAACGATGGTCAGCCGGGCGACCCAGCGAACGGATATCTACAGTGACGAGTAA
- a CDS encoding DUF7118 family protein: MARSDTETEITAGTPDVVERLEQAAEAYHRAQERVEAVGADALRDCRDIHNELWNLLESYDGRATGGGDFEAFMEFQGRVGTLTDDLPEDLPERDTFEEIDDFLQQRRLTEGDFEQAREMLSPIGDLVGRLDELDDAREQYKKARTEANRRRGELGDRIDELERLQRLGDADLDAPVEHLRDPIERYNDAVTEAFTEFRRNTAARDALAVIEQADAYPLVEFQSPPAELLTYVREHDAGTEPIPKLLEYAGYSASKLDHYVDDAAALRSAVATRQTYLRRLDAEPVRVDWPPPSAAALPWYCREYRSVVARFADEPVVAALREVRGLAERDDYGRLRESAVARAELTESERERLASGAVEQELSAAREASAAIEDALDTYSSL, translated from the coding sequence ATGGCGCGATCCGATACTGAGACTGAAATCACCGCGGGAACCCCGGACGTGGTGGAACGTCTCGAACAGGCCGCAGAGGCGTACCATCGGGCACAGGAACGCGTCGAGGCGGTCGGCGCAGACGCGCTCCGTGACTGCCGTGACATCCATAACGAACTGTGGAATCTGCTCGAAAGCTACGACGGGCGGGCGACCGGCGGCGGGGACTTCGAGGCGTTCATGGAGTTTCAGGGGCGGGTCGGGACGCTGACCGACGACCTCCCCGAGGACCTGCCCGAGCGCGATACCTTCGAAGAAATCGACGACTTCCTCCAGCAGCGGCGGCTCACCGAGGGCGACTTCGAACAGGCCCGCGAGATGCTGTCGCCCATCGGCGACCTCGTCGGCCGACTCGACGAACTCGACGACGCGCGTGAGCAGTACAAGAAGGCCCGGACCGAGGCGAACCGTCGACGCGGCGAACTGGGCGACCGCATCGACGAACTGGAACGCCTCCAGCGGCTCGGCGACGCTGACCTCGATGCCCCGGTCGAGCATCTCCGTGACCCCATCGAGCGCTACAACGACGCCGTCACCGAGGCGTTCACCGAGTTTCGGCGCAACACGGCGGCCAGAGACGCCCTTGCAGTCATCGAACAGGCGGACGCGTACCCGCTCGTCGAGTTCCAGTCCCCGCCCGCCGAGTTGCTGACGTACGTCCGCGAGCACGACGCCGGCACGGAGCCGATTCCGAAATTACTGGAGTACGCCGGCTACTCCGCCTCGAAGCTGGACCACTACGTCGACGACGCGGCGGCGCTCCGCAGTGCCGTCGCTACCCGACAGACGTATCTCCGGCGACTCGACGCCGAGCCGGTGCGAGTCGACTGGCCGCCACCGTCAGCCGCCGCCCTGCCGTGGTACTGCCGAGAGTACCGCTCGGTCGTTGCCCGATTCGCCGACGAGCCAGTCGTCGCCGCGCTCCGGGAGGTGCGTGGACTCGCGGAGCGCGACGATTACGGGCGACTGCGGGAGAGCGCTGTCGCTCGGGCAGAACTTACAGAATCCGAGCGCGAACGGCTGGCGAGCGGCGCTGTCGAACAGGAACTGTCGGCGGCCCGCGAGGCCAGCGCGGCTATCGAGGACGCGCTGGACACTTACTCGTCACTGTAG
- the hisI gene encoding phosphoribosyl-AMP cyclohydrolase, with amino-acid sequence MTDVDLAFDEQEYIPAVAQDADSGEVLMLAYVTEEALRKTRETGEAHYYSRSRDELWHKGGTSGHTQAVEEVRVDCDGDALLYIVDQTGGACHTGYESCFHRTVDGETVGEQVFDPDDVY; translated from the coding sequence ATGACCGACGTCGACCTCGCGTTCGACGAGCAGGAGTACATCCCGGCGGTCGCGCAGGACGCAGACTCTGGTGAGGTGCTCATGCTCGCCTACGTCACCGAGGAAGCGCTTCGGAAGACCCGCGAGACGGGGGAGGCCCACTACTACTCGCGGAGCCGCGACGAACTCTGGCACAAAGGCGGGACGAGCGGGCACACACAGGCCGTTGAGGAGGTGCGGGTCGACTGTGATGGGGACGCGCTGCTGTACATCGTTGACCAGACCGGTGGAGCCTGCCACACTGGCTACGAGTCCTGCTTCCACCGGACCGTCGACGGCGAGACGGTTGGTGAACAAGTGTTCGACCCCGACGACGTGTACTGA
- a CDS encoding A24 family peptidase — translation MLGSIPDLLRLVAVPVFGWAAYRDVKTRRVPNRTWTPLAALAVVLLLWDAYTVWTGPTAVGQRLFLIRVAISLGFVIPLSYGFWLIGGFGGADAKAFMLVAVLFPVYPVYYLPTVALPLQQSAIGVFSLTILSNTVLAGVVYPLAVAAGNLVRGRFSLAMFIGRPVAAATVTEEYGRLLESPDGFDRGGLDLDALRMYLQWRGCSLADIRADPEQHRRPSSLPAVPNDPGDGSLVTDGGDPVAGDVTEPAHDAGAGGADRSDAVDDPWGAERFLDDIDHSAYGTSPAQLRAGLDVLVERDEVWISPGIPFLVPMFAGLVVSLTYGDVLFSLLQAVGLA, via the coding sequence GTGCTTGGGTCGATACCGGACCTGCTTCGGCTGGTCGCCGTCCCGGTGTTCGGGTGGGCGGCCTACCGCGATGTGAAAACCCGCCGGGTGCCGAACCGGACCTGGACCCCGCTTGCCGCGCTGGCGGTCGTGCTCCTGCTGTGGGACGCCTACACCGTCTGGACCGGTCCGACAGCGGTCGGCCAGCGGCTGTTTCTCATCAGGGTCGCCATCAGCCTCGGCTTCGTCATCCCGCTGTCGTACGGCTTCTGGCTCATCGGCGGGTTCGGCGGGGCCGACGCGAAGGCGTTCATGCTCGTCGCTGTCCTCTTCCCGGTGTATCCGGTGTACTACCTGCCGACTGTCGCGCTCCCGCTCCAGCAGAGCGCTATCGGCGTCTTCTCGCTGACGATTCTCTCGAACACTGTGCTCGCCGGCGTCGTCTATCCGCTGGCTGTCGCCGCCGGCAACCTCGTCCGTGGACGATTCTCGCTGGCGATGTTCATCGGGCGACCCGTCGCCGCCGCCACCGTCACTGAAGAGTACGGCCGACTGCTCGAATCGCCCGACGGATTCGACCGCGGTGGTCTCGACCTCGATGCGCTCCGGATGTACCTCCAGTGGCGTGGCTGCTCGCTTGCCGATATCCGAGCCGATCCCGAGCAGCATCGACGTCCCTCCTCTCTCCCGGCGGTCCCGAACGACCCCGGCGACGGCTCGCTGGTGACCGATGGTGGTGACCCGGTGGCCGGCGACGTGACCGAGCCAGCCCACGACGCCGGGGCCGGTGGCGCGGACCGCTCTGACGCCGTCGACGATCCGTGGGGTGCCGAGCGGTTCCTTGACGATATCGACCACTCGGCCTACGGCACGTCGCCGGCCCAGCTCCGTGCTGGACTGGACGTGCTCGTCGAACGGGACGAAGTGTGGATCTCGCCCGGGATTCCGTTTCTCGTTCCGATGTTTGCCGGGCTGGTCGTCTCGCTCACCTACGGCGACGTGCTGTTCTCGCTGTTGCAGGCGGTCGGGCTGGCCTGA
- the fer1 gene encoding ferredoxin Fer1 yields MPTVEYLNYEVVDDNGWDMYDDDVFAEASDLDLDDEDHGSLDVNEGEYILEAAEAQGYDWPFSCRAGACANCAAIVLEGDIDMDMQQILSDEEVDDKNVRLTCIGSPDADEVKIVYNAKHLDYLQNRVI; encoded by the coding sequence ATGCCCACGGTAGAGTACCTTAACTACGAAGTAGTGGACGACAACGGCTGGGACATGTACGACGACGACGTCTTCGCAGAGGCGTCGGACCTCGACCTCGACGACGAGGACCACGGGTCCCTTGACGTGAACGAAGGCGAGTACATCCTGGAAGCCGCCGAGGCGCAGGGCTACGACTGGCCCTTCTCGTGTCGCGCCGGTGCCTGTGCGAACTGTGCCGCCATCGTTCTCGAAGGCGACATCGACATGGATATGCAGCAGATCCTCAGCGACGAGGAAGTCGACGACAAGAACGTCCGACTGACCTGCATCGGCAGCCCGGACGCCGACGAGGTCAAAATCGTCTACAACGCCAAGCACCTCGACTACCTGCAGAACCGCGTCATCTAA
- a CDS encoding inorganic phosphate transporter, producing the protein MVEVLFALGVLVAIFVGFNIGGSSTGVAFGPAVGSNTLSKLSAAALMTIFAMAGGLLVGPAVVQSLGSDLVATQFSPLISIVVLFFIGVALFLSNVVGVPASTSMTAVGAIAGLGLARGTLNAALMLEIVSWWLVSPIIAFWVSGVIGRYFYPRLVEWFAVSQSEGSLLDFDRSGAIPRPSLGENTTPREFVGTVVVIGIGCYMGFSAGASNVANAVAPLVGNGSLELYPAILLGGGAIGLGAFTIARRTMDTVGNDLTDLPLVAAIVVAAVASTIVTFLSALGIPASFVIIATMSIVGLGWGRATRTTSLSDTVQGEAPVASVGALTTDAEAADAPTVGGKKGTPKPAETDPIGEESREDIPSASDLFEPGTTARVIFLQNVVPSIATLAAYLVFRFLPIT; encoded by the coding sequence ATGGTCGAAGTTCTCTTTGCCCTCGGTGTTCTGGTGGCTATCTTCGTCGGCTTCAACATCGGGGGGTCGTCCACGGGTGTCGCGTTCGGGCCTGCGGTCGGGTCGAACACACTTTCGAAACTCTCGGCAGCGGCCCTGATGACGATATTCGCGATGGCCGGCGGGCTTCTCGTCGGCCCGGCCGTCGTCCAGAGCCTGGGCAGTGACCTCGTCGCCACACAGTTCTCGCCGCTAATTAGCATCGTCGTCCTGTTTTTCATCGGCGTCGCACTGTTCCTCTCGAACGTGGTCGGGGTTCCGGCGTCGACGTCGATGACGGCCGTTGGCGCTATCGCCGGTCTGGGCCTCGCCCGCGGGACGCTGAACGCTGCCCTGATGCTCGAAATCGTCTCGTGGTGGCTCGTCTCGCCGATTATCGCCTTCTGGGTCAGCGGCGTCATCGGCCGGTACTTCTACCCGCGGCTCGTCGAGTGGTTCGCCGTCTCCCAGAGCGAGGGGTCGCTACTGGATTTCGACCGGTCCGGTGCGATTCCGCGGCCGTCACTCGGCGAGAACACGACGCCACGTGAGTTCGTCGGGACCGTCGTCGTCATCGGCATCGGGTGTTACATGGGCTTCTCGGCAGGGGCGTCGAACGTTGCCAATGCTGTTGCACCCCTCGTCGGCAACGGCTCTCTGGAGCTGTACCCGGCCATCCTGCTCGGCGGCGGCGCTATCGGCCTCGGTGCGTTCACCATCGCCCGCCGGACGATGGACACGGTCGGCAACGACCTGACCGACCTCCCACTGGTGGCCGCCATCGTCGTCGCGGCAGTCGCCTCGACTATCGTCACCTTCCTTTCCGCGCTGGGCATCCCCGCCAGTTTCGTCATCATCGCCACGATGAGCATCGTCGGACTCGGATGGGGTCGTGCGACGCGAACGACGAGCCTCTCTGACACTGTGCAGGGCGAAGCGCCCGTCGCGTCCGTCGGTGCGCTGACCACCGACGCGGAAGCCGCAGACGCCCCGACTGTCGGTGGCAAGAAGGGGACGCCGAAGCCGGCCGAGACCGATCCCATCGGCGAGGAGTCGCGCGAGGACATCCCGTCGGCGTCGGACCTGTTCGAACCCGGGACCACTGCGAGAGTGATTTTCCTCCAGAACGTCGTCCCCTCGATTGCGACCCTCGCGGCGTACCTGGTGTTCAGGTTCCTCCCAATCACCTGA